A region of Oncorhynchus masou masou isolate Uvic2021 chromosome 29, UVic_Omas_1.1, whole genome shotgun sequence DNA encodes the following proteins:
- the LOC135520674 gene encoding Fc receptor-like A → MPTLTVEPSGRQVYTEDTVTLACQLPGHSGLGWQFYWHKDRQDTGPVEQMWGSGGGGAVYQLWRASVTHTGQYWCRAGRGQPVFYTQYSQAVSVNVIELFKSVTLSAFPSTVVKEGGAFNLTCKAQFSNCKLSQHHGNHSLHSHLDPDRNWTTVVVTFSFLRDGWPVARDSVSGMYSVAGASRCHMGTYSCVARAGRARRSSPEIIITLDNLSLILLTCFGTFLILSVAPLAFFVRLYAMRLWQLRGR, encoded by the exons ATGCCGACTCTGACCGTGGAGCCTTCAGGAAGACAGGTGTACACTGAGGACACAGTCACCTTGGCATGTCAGTTACCTGGCCACTCTGGGCTGGGCTGGCAGTTCTACTGGCACAAAGACAG GCAGGACACTGGCCCTGTGGAGCAGATGTGGGGCAGTGGTGGAGGTGGGGCGGTCTACCAACTGTGGCGtgcctcagtcacacacacaggccaGTACTGGTGcagagcagggagaggacagCCAGTCTTCTACACCCAATACAGCCAGGCAGTCTCTGTTAATGTCATTG AGCTCTTCAAATCAGTGACTTTGTCAGCATTTCCTTCGACCGTGGTCAAAGAGGGCGGGGCTTTCAACCTCACCTGTAAGGCCCAGTTTAGCAACTGCAAGCTGAGCCAACATCATGGTAACCACAGTCTACATAGTCACCTTGATCCTGACCGTAACTGGACCACAGTGGTTGTAACATTCTCCTTCCTGAGGGACGGCTGGCCAGTGGCCAGGGACTCTGTCAGTGGGATGTACAGCGTAGCGGGGGCTTCTAGGTGTCACATGGGGACCTACAGCTGTGTGGCCAGAGCAGGCAGGGCCAGGAGGAGCAGTCCGGAGATCATCATCACACTAGACA ACCTGTCTCTGATACTGCTCACCTGCTTTGGCACCTTCCTGATCCTCTCCGTGGCTCCATTGGCATTTTTTGTGAGACTATATGCGATGAGAT TATGGCAGCTCAGAGGCAGATGA